The proteins below come from a single Miscanthus floridulus cultivar M001 chromosome 1, ASM1932011v1, whole genome shotgun sequence genomic window:
- the LOC136455447 gene encoding glucose-1-phosphate adenylyltransferase large subunit isoform X1 — translation MGLRVAATAPAAAGVRVLGGGAARVTPRPRVSPRGSRRLSVRMSVATTETTTSATAAVGASEDQALEARNSKTVVAVILGGGAGTRLFPLTKRRAKPAVPIGGAYRLIDVPMSNCINSGINKVYILTQFNSQSLNRHLSRAYDCTNGVAFGDGFVEVLAATQRPGSEGKRWFQGTADAVRQFDWLFDDAKSKDIEDVLILSGDHLYRMDYMDFVQSHRLRGAGISICCLPIDGSRASDFGLMKIDDTGRVISFSEKPKGDELKAMQVDTTVLGLSKEEAEKKPYIASMGVYIFKKDILLNLLRWRFPTANDFGSEIIPAAAKEINVKAYLFNDYWEDIGTIKSFFEANLALAEQPPRFSFYDDDKPMYTSRRNLPPSMVNNSKVLCPSVLKWVITITDSIISHGCFLDNCRIEHSVVGVRSRIGSNVHLKDTVMLGADYYETDAERGELLAEGNVPIGIGENTTIQKCIIDKNARIGKNVIISNSEGVEEADRTSEGFYIRTGVTVVLKNSIIADGLVI, via the exons ATGGGCCTGCGCGTGGCCGCTACCGCGCCAGCTGCGGCCGGCGTGCGCGTGCTCGGTGGGGGCGCCGCGCGCGTGACGCCGCGCCCGCGGGTGTCGCCCCGCGGCAGCAGACGCCTCTCCGTGCGGATGTCCGTCGCGACCACCGAGAccaccacctccgccaccgccgccgtgggCGCC TCGGAGGACCAGGCGCTGGAGGCTAGGAACTCCAAGACGGTGGTGGCGGTCATCCTCGGCGGTGGCGCCGGGACCAGGCTCTTCCCGCTCACCAAGCGCAGGGCCAAGCCCGCG GTGCCAATTGGCGGCGCGTACAGGCTGATCGACGTGCCGATGAGCAACTGCATAAACAGTGGGATCAACAAGGTGTACATCCTCACGCAGTTCAACTCGCAATCCCTTAACCGCCACCTCTCCAGGGCCTACGATTGCACCAATGGAGTGGCCTTCGGAGATGGATTCGTCGAG GTTCTAGCAGCGACCCAGAGGCCTGGATCGGAGGGAAAGAGGTGGTTTCAGGGTACTGCTGATGCAGTTCGGCAGTTCGACTGGCTTTTCGAT GATGCAAAATCTAAAGACATTGAAGATGTGTTGATTCTTTCTGGTGACCATCTCTACCGAATGGACTACATGGACTTTGTTCAG AGTCATCGGCTAAGAGGTGCAGGCATCAGCATCTGTTGTTTGCCAATTGATGGCAG CCGGGCATCTGATTTTGGCCTAATGAAGATAGACGACACTGGAAGAGTTATTTCATTCAGTGAGAAACCAAAAGGAGACGAATTAAAGGCAATG CAAGTTGACACCACAGTGCTAGGCTTATCAAAGGAGGAAGCAGAAAAGAAACCTTACATAGCTTCAATGGGGGTCTATATTTTTAAGAAAGACATACTCCTAAACCTTTTAAG ATGGCGTTTTCCCACTGCAAATGATTTTGGTTCTGAAATTATTCCTGCTGCAGCAAAAGAAATCAATGTAAAG GCTTATCTTTTCAATGATTACTGGGAAGATATTGGAACTATTAAGTCCTTCTTTGAGGCAAACCTTGCTCTTGCTGAACAG CCTCCAAGGTTCAGTTTCTATGACGATGACAAACCAATGTACACATCACGGAGAAACCTACCACCATCTATGGTCAACAATAGTAAGGTGTTATGCCCATCTGTACTAAAATGGGTCATCACG ATCACTGATTCAATCATTTCCCACGGATGTTTCTTGGATAACTGTAGGATAGAACATAGTGTTGTTGGAGTTCGTTCTCGGATAGGCTCCAATGTGCACCTCAAG GATACTGTAATGCTTGGCGCTGATTATTATGAAACTGACGCGGAAAGAGGAGAACTGCTTGCAGAAGGAAATGTTCCTATTGGGATCGGAGAGAATACAACGATTCA AAAGTGTATCATAGACAAGAATGCGAGGATAGGGAAGAATGTGATAATCTCCAATTCTGAA GGTGTAGAGGAAGCTGATAGAACCTCCGAAGGCTTCTACATCCGAACCGGCGTCACTGTCGTACTGAAGAACTCGATAATTGCTGATGGATTGGTCATATGA
- the LOC136455447 gene encoding glucose-1-phosphate adenylyltransferase large subunit isoform X2: protein MGLRVAATAPAAAGVRVLGGGAARVTPRPRVSPRGSRRLSVRMSVATTETTTSATAAVGASEDQALEARNSKTVVAVILGGGAGTRLFPLTKRRAKPAVPIGGAYRLIDVPMSNCINSGINKVYILTQFNSQSLNRHLSRAYDCTNGVAFGDGFVEVLAATQRPGSEGKRWFQGTADAVRQFDWLFDDAKSKDIEDVLILSGDHLYRMDYMDFVQSHRLRGAGISICCLPIDGSRASDFGLMKIDDTGRVISFSEKPKGDELKAMQVDTTVLGLSKEEAEKKPYIASMGVYIFKKDILLNLLRWRFPTANDFGSEIIPAAAKEINVKAYLFNDYWEDIGTIKSFFEANLALAEQPPRFSFYDDDKPMYTSRRNLPPSMVNNSKITDSIISHGCFLDNCRIEHSVVGVRSRIGSNVHLKDTVMLGADYYETDAERGELLAEGNVPIGIGENTTIQKCIIDKNARIGKNVIISNSEGVEEADRTSEGFYIRTGVTVVLKNSIIADGLVI from the exons ATGGGCCTGCGCGTGGCCGCTACCGCGCCAGCTGCGGCCGGCGTGCGCGTGCTCGGTGGGGGCGCCGCGCGCGTGACGCCGCGCCCGCGGGTGTCGCCCCGCGGCAGCAGACGCCTCTCCGTGCGGATGTCCGTCGCGACCACCGAGAccaccacctccgccaccgccgccgtgggCGCC TCGGAGGACCAGGCGCTGGAGGCTAGGAACTCCAAGACGGTGGTGGCGGTCATCCTCGGCGGTGGCGCCGGGACCAGGCTCTTCCCGCTCACCAAGCGCAGGGCCAAGCCCGCG GTGCCAATTGGCGGCGCGTACAGGCTGATCGACGTGCCGATGAGCAACTGCATAAACAGTGGGATCAACAAGGTGTACATCCTCACGCAGTTCAACTCGCAATCCCTTAACCGCCACCTCTCCAGGGCCTACGATTGCACCAATGGAGTGGCCTTCGGAGATGGATTCGTCGAG GTTCTAGCAGCGACCCAGAGGCCTGGATCGGAGGGAAAGAGGTGGTTTCAGGGTACTGCTGATGCAGTTCGGCAGTTCGACTGGCTTTTCGAT GATGCAAAATCTAAAGACATTGAAGATGTGTTGATTCTTTCTGGTGACCATCTCTACCGAATGGACTACATGGACTTTGTTCAG AGTCATCGGCTAAGAGGTGCAGGCATCAGCATCTGTTGTTTGCCAATTGATGGCAG CCGGGCATCTGATTTTGGCCTAATGAAGATAGACGACACTGGAAGAGTTATTTCATTCAGTGAGAAACCAAAAGGAGACGAATTAAAGGCAATG CAAGTTGACACCACAGTGCTAGGCTTATCAAAGGAGGAAGCAGAAAAGAAACCTTACATAGCTTCAATGGGGGTCTATATTTTTAAGAAAGACATACTCCTAAACCTTTTAAG ATGGCGTTTTCCCACTGCAAATGATTTTGGTTCTGAAATTATTCCTGCTGCAGCAAAAGAAATCAATGTAAAG GCTTATCTTTTCAATGATTACTGGGAAGATATTGGAACTATTAAGTCCTTCTTTGAGGCAAACCTTGCTCTTGCTGAACAG CCTCCAAGGTTCAGTTTCTATGACGATGACAAACCAATGTACACATCACGGAGAAACCTACCACCATCTATGGTCAACAATAGTAAG ATCACTGATTCAATCATTTCCCACGGATGTTTCTTGGATAACTGTAGGATAGAACATAGTGTTGTTGGAGTTCGTTCTCGGATAGGCTCCAATGTGCACCTCAAG GATACTGTAATGCTTGGCGCTGATTATTATGAAACTGACGCGGAAAGAGGAGAACTGCTTGCAGAAGGAAATGTTCCTATTGGGATCGGAGAGAATACAACGATTCA AAAGTGTATCATAGACAAGAATGCGAGGATAGGGAAGAATGTGATAATCTCCAATTCTGAA GGTGTAGAGGAAGCTGATAGAACCTCCGAAGGCTTCTACATCCGAACCGGCGTCACTGTCGTACTGAAGAACTCGATAATTGCTGATGGATTGGTCATATGA